CTTCGGGTGCCGGCCGAGAACGTTCCGCCGCTGCGACTGACGGAGCGCGCGAAGCTCGGGCTCGGACATCTCACCTGGCTGTCGCCCGACGGGCGCCACGAAGGGCGCGCGGCGGTTTCCATCCGTGCGGTGGACCCGCTCTATCAGCGACGCGACGTGGCTCCGGCGCCGCTGCCCGAGCGCGCCGAGCCGCGCCCCGAGACCCCGGCGGCTGCGATTCGAACGACTCCTCCCGCGACGCGCAAGATCACGCGGGTGACCACACTCCGGAGAAACTGACATGGATCTCGATCTGAAAGGCCTGATTCGCAAGCTCGATCGCACCTGCACCCGCGCGCTCGAGAGCGCCGCGGGGCTGTGCGTTTCGCGCACGCATTACGAAGTGACGGTCGAGCACGTGCTGGCCATGCTGATCGAGGACACCGGCGCCGACATCGCGCCGATCCTGCGTCACTTCGAGATCGAGTCCTCGCAGTTCTTGCGTGAGGTGCAGCGCACGCTCGAGCGCCAGCGCTCCGGCAACACCGGTCGTCCGGTGTTCTCGCCCCTGCTGGTCAACTGGTTCCAGGATGCCTGGCTCTACGCCTCGGTCGAGTTCGGCGAGTACTCGGTGCGCTCGGGTCTGCTGCTCTACACCATGGCCCGTCGTCCCGAGCGCTATACCGCCGAAGACCTGTCGGCGATGCTCGAGCGGATCCGCCAGGACGAGCTGAAGCGCGACTTCGCCTCGATCACCGCGGCCTCGCCCGAGGCCCAGCAGGTGGCGGCCGCCGCCAGCACTGCCGCGGCGCCCGCGTCGGCGCCCGGGGCACCCGGCCGGCCGGGTGACGAGAGCGCGATCGGCCGCTTCATGGTCGATTTCACCGAGAAGGCGAGACAGGGATCGATCGATCCCGTGTTCGGTCGCGATCGCGAGATCCGCCAGATGATCGACATCCTCGGCCGGCGCCGGAAGAACAACCCGATCGTGGTCGGCGAGCCGGGTGTAGGCAAGACCGCGGTGGTCGAGGGACTGGCCCTGCGCATCGTGCAGGGCGACGTGCCCGAGCTGCTCAAGAACGTCCGGCTGCTGTCGCTCGATCTCGGCCTGCTGCAGGCGGGCGCCGGGGTGAAGGGCGAGTTCGAGAACCGGCTCAAGAACGTGATCGCCGAGATCAAGGCGTCGCCGACGCCGATCGTCACGTTCATCGACGAGGCCCACACCCTGATCGGCGCGGGCGGCTCGGCCGGCACCAGCGACGCCGCCAATCTGCTCAAGCCGGCGCTGGCGCGCGGCGAGCTGCGCACCGTCGCGGCCACCACCTGGTCCGAGTACAAGAAGTATTTCGAGAAGGATCCCGCGCTCGAGCGGCGCTTCCAGCTCGTGAAGCTCGACGAGCCTTCCGTGGACGACGCGATCGTCATGATGCGCGGCCTGAAGGATAGGTACGAGCAGGCGCACGGCATCCGGATCCTCGACGAAGGCATCGTGGCGGCAGCGCAGCTCTCGAGCCGCTACATCTCGGGCCGCCAGCTGCCCGACAAGGCCGTCGACCTGCTCGACACCGCTGCGGCGCGCGTCAAGATCGCGCGCGCCACCAAGCCCGAACAGGTGGACGACATCGAACGGCGGCTGCAGGCGCTGGAGCGCGAGCAGAACGCGTTGCGCGCCGACGCGGCGATGGGCGGCGTGATGGCGGGCAGCAGCCGCGAGCGCGAGCAGCGGCTGGCGGCGCTGGACGGCGAGATCGCGCAGCTCAAGTCCTCACGCGAATCGATCATGGAACGCTTCCATCGCGAGCGCGGCGCGCTCGACCGGGTGCTGGCACTGCGCTCGAAGGTCGAGGGCGGCGCGAAGCAGGAGGGCTCGGATCAGCCCGCCCCGCCCGACCCCGGCGCCCAGTCCGAGCTCGACAAGGCGCTGCGCGAATTCGCCTCGACGCAGGGCGACGAGCCGCTGGTGGCGCTCGATGTCGACGGGCGGCTGGTCGCGAGCGTGGTGGCGAGCTGGACCGGCATCCCGGCGGGCAAGATGATGAAGGACGAGGCCGCTTCGATCCTGAGCTTCCGGGAGAAGATGGCCGAGCGCATCAAGGGGCAGGACCACGCGCTCGAGGCGGTGGATCGCGGATTGCGCGCGGCACGGTCGGGGCTCAAGAATCCCGGCGCACCGATCGGGCAGTTCATCTTCGTGGGCCCGAGCGGCGTGGGGAAGACCGAGACCGCGACGGCGGTCGCCGATCTGATGTTCGGCGGCGAGCGATTCCTCACCACCATCAACATGTCGGAGTTCCAGGAGAAACACACCGTCAGCCGGCTGATCGGCTCGCCGCCCGGCTACGTCGGCTACGGCGAGGGCGGCATGCTCACCGAGGCGATCCGCCAGCGGCCCTACTCGGTGGTGCTGCTCGACGAGTGCGAGAAGGCCGATCCCGAGATCCTCAACCTCTTCTATCAGGTGTTCGACAAGGGTACTCTGTCGGACGGTGAGGGCCGCGAGATCGACTGCAAGAACTGCGTATTCTTCCTCACCAGCAACCTGTGCACCGACATCATTCAGAACCTGTGCGCCGGACCGGTGCGTCCGACGCGCGAGGAGCTGGTGGCGGCGATTCGGCCGGCGCTCTCCAAGTACATGAAGCCCGCGCTGCTCGCGCGCATGGAGGTGGTGCCGTTCTTCACCCTGCCGCCCGAGCACTTGAAGGAGATCACCCGCCTCAAGCTGAAGAAGATTGCGAACCGGCTGCGCGACAGTCACAAGATGACACTCGAGTGCGCGCCTGAGATGGTGGAGGTCATCGCCAATCGCTGCACCGAAGTCGAGACCGGGGCGCGCAACATCGACCACATCATCTCGGAAACCCTGCTTCCGATGATGTCGAACGCGCTGCTCGAGAAAATGTCCGAAGGAGTCATGCCCGACACCATGCACGTAAAGGTCGGAGAAGGCGATCGATTCGAGATCGCCTTCGAGGATCGGGGAACCCGGGAAGCCTGAAGATGCCGCAGTCGACCGACTTCGTCTTTTCCGCCGGCCACCTCGATTCCGACGATCTCCGCGTTCTCCGATACACGGGGAGCGAGGGGATCTCGCAGTGCTTCGTCTACGACCTGGAACTCTCGACGCCCGAGACGCAGATCGATTTCGAGGACCTGGTCGGCGAGAAGTGCCACCTGATCGTGACCACCGCGTTCGGCGAGCGCCACGTGGACGGCATCGTCGCGCGCTGGGAGGAGGTCGGGCGGACCAAGGACGCGACCTATCACACCGCGCGCCTGGTTCCGCGCGTCTGGACGCTCAACCTGATCCGCCAGAGTCGGATCTTCCAGGGCCTTTCCACTCCGGAAATCCTCGAGCAGGTGCTGAAGGGCGCCGGCATCCCCTCCGACGACTACAAGCTGTCGCTAAAGGGCAAGTACGAGGCGAGGACCTACTGCGTGCAATATCGCGAGAGCGACTTCGATTTCATCTCGCGCCTCATGGAAGAAGACGGGATGTTCTTCTTCTTCGAGCACACTGAAGATTCGCACGCGATGATCATCGGTGACGGTCCCGAGGTGCACGCCGAGCTGCCGGACGGCGCCGAGATCCGCTATCGCGAGGCCGATTCCGGCATGCTCGGACTGGAGCAGGTGCTCCATTTCCGCTACGCGCGGACCCTTCGGCCCGGCGCGGTCATGCTCAAGGAATTCGACTTCAAGAAGCCCTCACTCGCCCTCAAGGCCACCGAGAAGGCGGACGCGAAGAAGGAGAGCAAGTTCGAGAGCTACGACTATCCCGGCGAGTATCCCGCCCAGTCCATCGGCGACCGGCTGGTGAAGGTCCGTCTCCAGGAGGAGCGGGCCGAATCTTATCTCGGACAGGGCGAAACGGACTGCCGCCGTTTCTACCCGGGCTGGAAGTTCACGCTGGCCGATCATCCGAACGACGCGCTCAACATCGAGTACCTGCTGGTGCGCGTCCGGCACGCCGGCGAGCAGCCGCATGCCGCCGGCGGAGCCGGCGGGGGAGACGCGAAGAAGCCGGTCTACCGCGCCACCTTCGATTGCATTCCGGCCGCGGTTTCCTATCGCTCGCCGCGGGTGACGCCGCGGCCCACCATCGACGGCCCGCAGACCGCGGTGGTGGTCGGCGGGTCGCAGGACGAGATCCACTGTGACGACCACGGTCGCGTGAAGGTGAAGTTCCACTGGGATCGCGCGGACACCAAGGGCGACAAGAGCTCGTGCTGGATTCGCGTCAGCCAGGCGTGGGGCGGTGCGGGCTGGGGCACGCTGTTCATCCCGCGCGTTGGGCAGGAAGTGGTGGTCGACTTCCTCGAAGGCGATCCCGACCGACCTCTGATCACGGGCCGCGTCTACAACGCCACCAATCCGGTGCCCTACAAGTTGCCCGACAACAAGACTCGAACTTCGATCAAGTCGAACTCCTCGCCGGGTGGCGACGGCGCCAACGAGCTGCGCTTCGAGGACAAGAAGGGGAACGAACAGCTCTTCATCCAGGCCGAGAAGGACGTCGATCTCTACGTCAAGAACGACCATCGCGAGTTCTTCGGTCGCGACAAGCATTCGACCGTGACCCGCGACCACCTGACCAGCATCGAGCGCGACGAGCACCTGCTGGTGGACCGCGATTCGCTCTCGGACGTGACGCGCGATCACTCGCTCAAGGTCGGCGGCAAGCAG
This genomic stretch from Candidatus Sulfotelmatobacter sp. harbors:
- the tssH gene encoding type VI secretion system ATPase TssH, translating into MDLDLKGLIRKLDRTCTRALESAAGLCVSRTHYEVTVEHVLAMLIEDTGADIAPILRHFEIESSQFLREVQRTLERQRSGNTGRPVFSPLLVNWFQDAWLYASVEFGEYSVRSGLLLYTMARRPERYTAEDLSAMLERIRQDELKRDFASITAASPEAQQVAAAASTAAAPASAPGAPGRPGDESAIGRFMVDFTEKARQGSIDPVFGRDREIRQMIDILGRRRKNNPIVVGEPGVGKTAVVEGLALRIVQGDVPELLKNVRLLSLDLGLLQAGAGVKGEFENRLKNVIAEIKASPTPIVTFIDEAHTLIGAGGSAGTSDAANLLKPALARGELRTVAATTWSEYKKYFEKDPALERRFQLVKLDEPSVDDAIVMMRGLKDRYEQAHGIRILDEGIVAAAQLSSRYISGRQLPDKAVDLLDTAAARVKIARATKPEQVDDIERRLQALEREQNALRADAAMGGVMAGSSREREQRLAALDGEIAQLKSSRESIMERFHRERGALDRVLALRSKVEGGAKQEGSDQPAPPDPGAQSELDKALREFASTQGDEPLVALDVDGRLVASVVASWTGIPAGKMMKDEAASILSFREKMAERIKGQDHALEAVDRGLRAARSGLKNPGAPIGQFIFVGPSGVGKTETATAVADLMFGGERFLTTINMSEFQEKHTVSRLIGSPPGYVGYGEGGMLTEAIRQRPYSVVLLDECEKADPEILNLFYQVFDKGTLSDGEGREIDCKNCVFFLTSNLCTDIIQNLCAGPVRPTREELVAAIRPALSKYMKPALLARMEVVPFFTLPPEHLKEITRLKLKKIANRLRDSHKMTLECAPEMVEVIANRCTEVETGARNIDHIISETLLPMMSNALLEKMSEGVMPDTMHVKVGEGDRFEIAFEDRGTREA
- a CDS encoding type VI secretion system tip protein VgrG; protein product: MPQSTDFVFSAGHLDSDDLRVLRYTGSEGISQCFVYDLELSTPETQIDFEDLVGEKCHLIVTTAFGERHVDGIVARWEEVGRTKDATYHTARLVPRVWTLNLIRQSRIFQGLSTPEILEQVLKGAGIPSDDYKLSLKGKYEARTYCVQYRESDFDFISRLMEEDGMFFFFEHTEDSHAMIIGDGPEVHAELPDGAEIRYREADSGMLGLEQVLHFRYARTLRPGAVMLKEFDFKKPSLALKATEKADAKKESKFESYDYPGEYPAQSIGDRLVKVRLQEERAESYLGQGETDCRRFYPGWKFTLADHPNDALNIEYLLVRVRHAGEQPHAAGGAGGGDAKKPVYRATFDCIPAAVSYRSPRVTPRPTIDGPQTAVVVGGSQDEIHCDDHGRVKVKFHWDRADTKGDKSSCWIRVSQAWGGAGWGTLFIPRVGQEVVVDFLEGDPDRPLITGRVYNATNPVPYKLPDNKTRTSIKSNSSPGGDGANELRFEDKKGNEQLFIQAEKDVDLYVKNDHREFFGRDKHSTVTRDHLTSIERDEHLLVDRDSLSDVTRDHSLKVGGKQMLGVTGTRTVKVTGDIHESTGGKFSLEASQGIYLKASSIVIEGSQAVTLKVGGNFVMVDPGGVTIVGSMIKLNSGGSAGSGTAVNAVPTVKPTKAIKAADAASSGAVKGSTDSSSSGSSSSSSSSSSDDRKSHKDPAKDAPQDKDKTWIEVELVDENKKPVAGEPYEVELPDGSIATGTTGADGVARIEGVDPGSCKVRFPKRDKGAWKKA